One window of the Strix uralensis isolate ZFMK-TIS-50842 chromosome 3, bStrUra1, whole genome shotgun sequence genome contains the following:
- the ATP6V1C2 gene encoding V-type proton ATPase subunit C 2 yields the protein MSEFWLISAPGDKTNLQAWERMNTVTCKSNLSSNSKFHIPDLKVGTLDALVGLSDDLGKLDSFAESVIKKIAQYIGEVMEDSKDKVQENLLANGVDLISYLTRFEWDMAKYPIKQPLKNISEALTKQVTQIETDLKTRSAAYNNIKGNLQSLEKKTVGNLLTRTLADIVHKEDFVLNSEYLITLLVVVPKSSYVQWQKTYESLSDMVVPRSTKMIAEDAEGGLFTVTLFRKVMDDFKAKARENRFMVREFYFDEKELKCEKEELMKLASDKKQQYGPLLRWLKVNFSEAFVAWIHVKALRVFVESVLRYGLPVNFQAMLLQPNRKSVKRLRDVLNVVFKHLDEVAAASIMDPGMDIPGLQLSNQEYYPYVYFKIDLSLLDCS from the exons ATGTCGGAGTTCTGGCTAATTTCTGCTCCGGGAGATAAAACAAATCTGCAGGCATGGGAGAGAATGAACACGGTGACGTGCAAATCCAACCTGTCCAGCAACAGCAAATTCCATATTCCAGACTTAAAG GTGGGGACACTGGATGCTCTTGTTGGTCTGTCAGATGACTTGGGAAAACTTGATAGCTTTGCTGAAAG CGTAATAAAGAAAATAGCCCAGTACATAGGAGAAGTTATGGAGGACTCAAAAGATAAAGTCCAGGAAAATCTTCTGGCCAATGGAG TTGACCTAATTAGCTACCTGACACGGTTTGAGTGGGACATGGCCAAATATCCCATAAAGCAGCCGCTGAAGAATATATCAGAAGCCTTAACAAAG cAAGTGACTCAAATAGAAACAGACCTAAAGACCCGATCAGCTGCATACAACAACATTAAAGGAAATTTGCAAAGCCTGGAGAAAAAAACTGT GGGAAATCTGCTGACTCGGACCCTAGCAGACATTGTGCATAAAGAAGACTTTGTTCTGAATTCCGAGTATCTTATCACGCTGCTCGTCGTGGTGCCAAA GTCAAGCTATGTGCAGTGGCAGAAGACCTATGAATCCCTCTCCGATATGGTAGTGCCTCGTTCCACCAA AATGATTGCTGAGGATGCAGAGGGAGGACTCTTCACTGTGACCCTATTTAGAAAAGTGATGGATGACTTCAAGGCTAAAGCCAGGGAAAACAG GTTCATGGTTCGAGAATTTTATTTTGATGAGAAGGAACTGAAATGTGAGAAGGAAGAGTTGATGAAATTAGCTTCTGATAAGAAACAACAATAC GGCCCGTTATTGCGCTGGCTGAAAGTGAATTTCAGTGAAGCATTTGTGGCTTGGATTCACGTGAAAGCCTTGAGAGTTTTTGTTGAATCTGTCCTGAG GTACGGCCTCCCAGTGAATTTCCAAGCAATGCTGCTGCAGCCAAATAGGAAGTCTGTGAAACGCCTCAGGGATGTCCTAAACGTGGTCTTCAAACACCTGGATGAAGTTGCAGCAGCAAGTATAATGGAT cctGGCATGGACATCCCTGGTTTACAACTGAGTAATCAAGAATACTATCCTTATGTCTATTTCAAGATTGATCTCAGTCTTCTTGACTGCAGTTAA